The Plodia interpunctella isolate USDA-ARS_2022_Savannah chromosome 11, ilPloInte3.2, whole genome shotgun sequence genome includes a window with the following:
- the LOC128673793 gene encoding sulfotransferase 1E1-like isoform X1, with amino-acid sequence MAPWLDLPYDIRTVTPEEDKIIKRCLTGYTRSFVKCGKNEYIMPGVFRKHAQAIYNLPVRPDDVWVITFPRSGTTWTQELIWLVQNNLDYAAAKEKPLYERFPMLETTTQIPEIAFELIKANFMGLKSFQGLGHAVKKPSWKIIEDLESPRFIKTHMPLSLLPPNLLKTAKVVYVARDPRDVAVSYYYLHKMVMKNLMRTNFNMFWEAFRRDLLPWAPIVAHTNEAWMKRHEPNLHFVFYEDLIKDLPKEIRRICKFLGKEYKDEEIDRLSSHLSFESLRKSKTVNNTAGGKGNDIQFIRKGEAGGWRAHFDKVMTIQSEEYLVQRLRGLDLEYPSLSYTKGEMTHL; translated from the exons ATGGCGCCGTGGCTAGACCTGCCTTACGATATAAGGACCGTGACGCCAGAggaagataaaattattaaaaggtGTTTGACAG GGTACACTCGAAGCTTCGTGAAATGCGGGAAGAACGAGTACATCATGCCTGGGGTGTTCAGGAAACACGCGCAGGCGATCTACAACCTGCCCGTGCGACCTGATGACGTATGGGTCATCACCTTCCCCAGATCAG gcaCAACATGGACCCAGGAGTTGATATGGCTAGTACAAAACAATTTGGACTACGCCGCTGCTAAAGAAAAACCTTTGTATGAAAGGTTTCCTATGCTAGA AACCACTACTCAGATACCAGAAATTGCCTTCGAGCTGATCAAAGCGAACTTTATGGGCCTCAAGTCGTTTCAAGGCTTAGGCCATGCCGTCAAGAAGCCTAGTTGGAAGATCATAGAAGACCTAGAATCTCCAAGATTCATCAAAACCCACATGCCTCTATCACTTTTGCCACCGAATTTGCTCAAGACTGCAAAAGTTGTGTACGTCGCGAGGGACCCACGAGATGTCGCCGTGTCGTACTactatttacacaaaatggtGATGAAGAATTTAATGAGGACAAACTTTAATATGTTCTGGGAGGCGTTTAGAAGagatttat TGCCCTGGGCACCTATAGTGGCGCACACCAACGAAGCCTGGATGAAACGCCACGAGCCCAACTTACATTTCGTGTTCTATGAAGATCTGATAAAG GACCTGCCAAAAGAAATCCGCAGGATATGCAAGTTCCTCGGCAAGGAGTACAAAGACGAGGAGATAGACCGGCTGTCGTCTCACCTCAGCTTCGAAAGCCTCCGCAAGTCGAAGACTGTCAACAATACCGCTGGAGGGAAAGGCAATGATATACAGTTCATAAGAAAAG GTGAAGCCGGCGGCTGGCGGGCTCATTTTGACAAAGTCATGACGATCCAATCAGAAGAGTACCTCGTCCAGCGGCTCCGGGGGCTTGACTTGGAGTACCCTTCGCTCAGCTACACAAAGGGGGAAATGACGCACTTATAG
- the LOC128673793 gene encoding sulfotransferase 1E1-like isoform X2 has translation MLNGYTRSFVKCGKNEYIMPGVFRKHAQAIYNLPVRPDDVWVITFPRSGTTWTQELIWLVQNNLDYAAAKEKPLYERFPMLETTTQIPEIAFELIKANFMGLKSFQGLGHAVKKPSWKIIEDLESPRFIKTHMPLSLLPPNLLKTAKVVYVARDPRDVAVSYYYLHKMVMKNLMRTNFNMFWEAFRRDLLPWAPIVAHTNEAWMKRHEPNLHFVFYEDLIKDLPKEIRRICKFLGKEYKDEEIDRLSSHLSFESLRKSKTVNNTAGGKGNDIQFIRKGEAGGWRAHFDKVMTIQSEEYLVQRLRGLDLEYPSLSYTKGEMTHL, from the exons ATGCTAAACG GGTACACTCGAAGCTTCGTGAAATGCGGGAAGAACGAGTACATCATGCCTGGGGTGTTCAGGAAACACGCGCAGGCGATCTACAACCTGCCCGTGCGACCTGATGACGTATGGGTCATCACCTTCCCCAGATCAG gcaCAACATGGACCCAGGAGTTGATATGGCTAGTACAAAACAATTTGGACTACGCCGCTGCTAAAGAAAAACCTTTGTATGAAAGGTTTCCTATGCTAGA AACCACTACTCAGATACCAGAAATTGCCTTCGAGCTGATCAAAGCGAACTTTATGGGCCTCAAGTCGTTTCAAGGCTTAGGCCATGCCGTCAAGAAGCCTAGTTGGAAGATCATAGAAGACCTAGAATCTCCAAGATTCATCAAAACCCACATGCCTCTATCACTTTTGCCACCGAATTTGCTCAAGACTGCAAAAGTTGTGTACGTCGCGAGGGACCCACGAGATGTCGCCGTGTCGTACTactatttacacaaaatggtGATGAAGAATTTAATGAGGACAAACTTTAATATGTTCTGGGAGGCGTTTAGAAGagatttat TGCCCTGGGCACCTATAGTGGCGCACACCAACGAAGCCTGGATGAAACGCCACGAGCCCAACTTACATTTCGTGTTCTATGAAGATCTGATAAAG GACCTGCCAAAAGAAATCCGCAGGATATGCAAGTTCCTCGGCAAGGAGTACAAAGACGAGGAGATAGACCGGCTGTCGTCTCACCTCAGCTTCGAAAGCCTCCGCAAGTCGAAGACTGTCAACAATACCGCTGGAGGGAAAGGCAATGATATACAGTTCATAAGAAAAG GTGAAGCCGGCGGCTGGCGGGCTCATTTTGACAAAGTCATGACGATCCAATCAGAAGAGTACCTCGTCCAGCGGCTCCGGGGGCTTGACTTGGAGTACCCTTCGCTCAGCTACACAAAGGGGGAAATGACGCACTTATAG
- the LOC128673793 gene encoding sulfotransferase 1E1-like isoform X3 codes for MPGVFRKHAQAIYNLPVRPDDVWVITFPRSGTTWTQELIWLVQNNLDYAAAKEKPLYERFPMLETTTQIPEIAFELIKANFMGLKSFQGLGHAVKKPSWKIIEDLESPRFIKTHMPLSLLPPNLLKTAKVVYVARDPRDVAVSYYYLHKMVMKNLMRTNFNMFWEAFRRDLLPWAPIVAHTNEAWMKRHEPNLHFVFYEDLIKDLPKEIRRICKFLGKEYKDEEIDRLSSHLSFESLRKSKTVNNTAGGKGNDIQFIRKGEAGGWRAHFDKVMTIQSEEYLVQRLRGLDLEYPSLSYTKGEMTHL; via the exons ATGCCTGGGGTGTTCAGGAAACACGCGCAGGCGATCTACAACCTGCCCGTGCGACCTGATGACGTATGGGTCATCACCTTCCCCAGATCAG gcaCAACATGGACCCAGGAGTTGATATGGCTAGTACAAAACAATTTGGACTACGCCGCTGCTAAAGAAAAACCTTTGTATGAAAGGTTTCCTATGCTAGA AACCACTACTCAGATACCAGAAATTGCCTTCGAGCTGATCAAAGCGAACTTTATGGGCCTCAAGTCGTTTCAAGGCTTAGGCCATGCCGTCAAGAAGCCTAGTTGGAAGATCATAGAAGACCTAGAATCTCCAAGATTCATCAAAACCCACATGCCTCTATCACTTTTGCCACCGAATTTGCTCAAGACTGCAAAAGTTGTGTACGTCGCGAGGGACCCACGAGATGTCGCCGTGTCGTACTactatttacacaaaatggtGATGAAGAATTTAATGAGGACAAACTTTAATATGTTCTGGGAGGCGTTTAGAAGagatttat TGCCCTGGGCACCTATAGTGGCGCACACCAACGAAGCCTGGATGAAACGCCACGAGCCCAACTTACATTTCGTGTTCTATGAAGATCTGATAAAG GACCTGCCAAAAGAAATCCGCAGGATATGCAAGTTCCTCGGCAAGGAGTACAAAGACGAGGAGATAGACCGGCTGTCGTCTCACCTCAGCTTCGAAAGCCTCCGCAAGTCGAAGACTGTCAACAATACCGCTGGAGGGAAAGGCAATGATATACAGTTCATAAGAAAAG GTGAAGCCGGCGGCTGGCGGGCTCATTTTGACAAAGTCATGACGATCCAATCAGAAGAGTACCTCGTCCAGCGGCTCCGGGGGCTTGACTTGGAGTACCCTTCGCTCAGCTACACAAAGGGGGAAATGACGCACTTATAG